In Zingiber officinale cultivar Zhangliang chromosome 6A, Zo_v1.1, whole genome shotgun sequence, a single genomic region encodes these proteins:
- the LOC121993830 gene encoding beta-eudesmol synthase-like → MEKQSLLTIVGDEEAKVRKSSKFHPSIWGDYFIQNSLSHAEESTQRTIKRVEELKVEVKSMFEDTSDILQLMNLIDSIQMLGLDYHFENEIDKALRLIYEVDDKNYGLYETSLRFRLLRQHGYHVSADIFNKFKDDNGSFISSLNGDAKGLLSLYNVSYLGTHGETILDEAKSFTQPRLVSLLSELEQSLAAQVSLFLELPICRRIKILLARKYILIYQEDVMRNNVILELAKLNFNLLQSLHQEELKKISIWWKDLALAKSLSFTRDRVVEGYYWILSIYFEPQHSRARVICSKMISLLSITDDIYDNYGTLEECTLLTEAIKRWNYQAVDCLPEYLKDYYLKLLKTCEEFEEELELNEKYRVLYLQDEMKAQVISYLEEARWGIERHVPSLDEHLRNSLISSGCSIVSCASYVGLGEVATKEVFDWHSTFPKAVEACCLIGRLLNDIRSHELEQGRDHTASTVESYMKENDTNVKVACEKLQEIVEKAWKDLNKESLNPTKVPRIIIERIVNLSRSLQEIYKYDDMYTNSDTKMKDNISLVLVESFPV, encoded by the exons ATGGAGAAGCAGTCACTACTAACTATTGTTGGTGATGAAGAAGCAAAAGTTCGTAAGTCATCAAAATTTCATCCAAGCATTTGGGGTGATTATTTTATCCAAAACTCACTCTCTCATGCAGAG GAGTCCACTCAAAGGACGATAAAGAGAGTGGAAGAATTAAAGGTGGAAGTAAAGAGCATGTTCGAGGACACTAGTGACATATTGCAGCTTATGAATTTGATTGATTCAATCCAAATGCTTGGATTGGACTACCATTTCGAGAATGAAATAGATAAAGCGCTAAGATTGATCTATGAAGTTGATGATAAGAACTATGGGCTTTATGAAACTTCACTAAGATTCCGATTGCTTAGGCAACATGGATATCATGTATCTGCAG ATATTTTTAACAAGTTTAAAGATGACAATGGAAGCTTTATATCTTCCTTGAATGGAGATGCCAAGGGATTATTAAGCTTATATAATGTGTCGTATCTTGGAACACATGGAGAGACTATACTTGATGAAGCCAAGTCATTTACACAGCCTAGGCTTGTATCCTTATTGAGTGAACTTGAACAATCTTTAGCTGCACAGGTCTCTCTTTTCCTTGAGTTACCAATATGTCGAAGAATCAAAATACTCTTGGCAAGAAAATATATACTTATTTATCAAGAAGATGTGATGCGAAACAATGTCATATTAGAACTTGCAAAGTTGAATTTCAATTTACTACAATCTCTTCATCAAGAGGAGCTGAAGAAAATTTCAAT atggtggaaagATTTAGCACTTGCTAAGTCTCTAAGTTTTACTCGTGACCGAGTTGTGGAAGGTTATTATTGGATTCTTTCAATATATTTTGAGCCTCAACATTCTCGTGCACGAGTGATTTGCTCCAAAATGATTTCTCTTCTATCAATTACGGATGATATCTATGATAACTATGGCACCTTGGAAGAGTGTACTCTATTAACCGAGGCAATCAAAAG GTGGAATTATCAAGCCGTTGATTGTTTACCAGAATACTTGAAAGATTATTATCTCAAGCTATTAAAGACTTgtgaagaatttgaagaagagTTGGAACTCAATGAGAAGTACCGTGTGCTATATCTTCAAGATGAA ATGAAGGCTCAAGTGATATCTTATCTTGAAGAAGCTAGGTGGGGTATCGAGCGACATGTACCATCACTTGACGAACACTTGCGTAATTCGTTAATATCCTCTGGGTGTTCTATTGTCTCCTGTGCCTCATATGTAGGTTTGGGAGAAGTGGCAACAAAAGAGGTATTCGATTGGCATTCAACTTTTCCCAAGGCTGTAGAAGCTTGTTGTTTAATTGGTAGACTCCTGAATGATATAAGATCACATGAG ctgGAGCAAGGGAGAGACCATACTGCCTCTACTGTGGAAAGTTACATGAAAGAGAATGACACAAATGTAAAAGTTGCATGCGAGAAGCTACAAGAGATAGTAGAGAAAGCGTGGAAGGATCTAAACAAAGAGTCTCTTAATCCAACAAAAGTACCTCGAATTATAATTGAAAGAATAGTCAATCTTTCAAGATCACTGCAAGAAATATACAAGTATGATGATATGTACACCAATTCTGACACTAAGATGAAAGATAATATCTCTCTAGTGTTAGTTGAATCTTTTCCGGTATAA